A genomic stretch from Telopea speciosissima isolate NSW1024214 ecotype Mountain lineage chromosome 7, Tspe_v1, whole genome shotgun sequence includes:
- the LOC122668205 gene encoding CRM-domain containing factor CFM3, chloroplastic/mitochondrial codes for MDISLFSRHIFPSYSLASPPSHPLLSFPLNRVSSTSHSYLSFSFFIPQTRKCSFCGFRTLKLQTFCSYQTVQLESEEPENTQFAYKTKRKKRKLKPSFYEQIRDRWSQKIGSQRAKFPWQEEEKKQRQEEDEEEKPEVEEKGVELALADPMSFALGNRSVSAPWTHGSKPSRTNSYSATEIDQSTLSGLGEFTEIREFSEKNGPSMTVIQNNGSLEEEKGNDKYMGSVANVDAPPLDLAEEELNVFSEERSGSKESVGVRVGSSDNRDLIRLPWERESRSDSIDQDRRRRNHTVLADKMVPEAELRRLKNLALGMKLRIKVGAAGVTQALVDFIHEKWKIDEVVKLKFEGPPALNMKKIHEALESNTGGLVIWRSGSSLVLYRGMAYGLICVHSYSKQNEAIQNIACHSRDSKIGAFVNVGVNDLIKTKEPSSAGLLVSSTDLSEEELMDRSDIANLLDELGPRFSDWSGRDPQPVDADLLPGVIPGYKPPFRLLPYGIKHCLGNKEMTMFRRLARTVSPHFALGRNRQLQGLAMAMVKLWGRSAIAKIAIKRGVQNTCNERMAEELKKLTGGTLVSRNKEYIVFYRGNDFLSLAVTEALLERQKLAELQQDKEEQARQKAWLVIVSNVKAPRGPLVAGTLAESMAADARWASLPSSEEMEKMRKDAALARHASLVSYLEKKLKHAQEKVRKAEKALGKVQEFLTPAELPTDLETITDEERFLFRKIGLSMKPFLLLGRREVFDGIVENMHLHWKHRELVKIIVKGKSFAQVKHIAISLEAESGGLLISLDKTTKGYEIVIYRGKNYQRPDALRPRNLLSKRQALARSIELQRREALNHHISELHHRIEMLKSELDQMVAIKDPGDGSFYSRLTDAYSDDDDYSDDDDDMEEEGEEAYLDTYYASDEDGVTENERFHV; via the exons ATggatatctctctcttttcgcGGCACATATTTCCTTCATATTCTCTTGCCTCTCCTCCTTCCCATCCTCTGTTGTCATTTCCATTGAATAGAGTTTCTTCTACTTCTCATTCttatctttcattttccttcttcATTCCTCAAACCCGAAAATGCTCATTCTGTGGCTTTAGAACCCTCAAGCTCCAGACGTTCTGTTCTTACCAAACAGTCCAACTTGAATCtgaagaaccagaaaacacccAATTTGCGTACAAGaccaaaaggaagaagagaaagctaAAACCCAGCTTTTATGAACAAATTCGTGATCGATGGTCTCAGAAAATTGGTTCTCAGAGAGCTAAGTTTCCatggcaagaagaagaaaaaaaacaacgACAGGAGGAGGACGAGGAGGAAAAACCTGAAGTGGAAGAAAAGGGAGTAGAACTGGCGCTGGCTGACCCAATGAGTTTTGCTTTAGGGAATCGCTCAGTTTCAGCTCCCTGGACTCATGGAAGCAAACCCAGTAGAACCAATTCCTACTCTGCAACTGAAATTGATCAGAGCACGTTGAGTGGTTTGGGAGAATTTACTGAAATTCGGGAGTTTTCTGAAAAGAATGGCCCTAGTATGACTGTAATCCAGAACAATGGAAGTCttgaggaagaaaaaggaaatgacAAATATATGGGTTCTGTTGCTAATGTTGATGCACCGCCACTTGATCTAGCAGAGGAGGAATTAAATGTCTTTAGTGAGGAGCGGTCTGGTTCCAAAGAAAGTGTTGGCGTTCGAGTTGGCTCAAGTGATAATAGGGACCTGATTCGGTTACCATGGGAGAGGGAGAGTCGTTCAGACTCTATTGACCAAGACAGGCGGAGAAGGAACCATACCGTACTGGCAGACAAGATGGTTCCTGAAGCTGAATTGCGGAGGCTGAAGAATTTGGCCTTGGGGATGAAGCTGAGGATAAAAGTTGGAGCAGCAGGTGTTACGCAGGCTTTGGTGGATTTCATTCATGAAAAGTGGAAGAtagatgaagtggtgaaactaaAATTTGAAGGGCCGCCTGCACTAAACATGAAAAAGATCCATGAAGCTTTAGAG AGTAATACTGGAGGTCTGGTGATCTGGAGGTCTGGCAGCTCACTTGTGTTGTACAGAGGAATGGCTTATGGGCTCATTTGTGTGCATTCCTATAGCAAACAGAATGAAGCTATTCAAAATATTGCCTGTCATtcgagagattcaaagattGGTGCCTTCGTGAATGTAGGAGTAAATGATCTTATCAAGACTAAGGAACCATCTAGTGCTGGTCTTTTAGTATCCTCTACTGATTTGTCTGAGGAAGAACTCATGGATAGAAGTGATATTGCCAATTTGTTAGATGAACTGGGTCCACGTTTCAGCGATTGGTCTGGCCGTGATCCACAGCCTGTTGATGCAGACTTGCTTCCTGGGGTCATTCCTGGCTATAAACCACCGTTCAGGCTCCTTCCTTATGGGATAAAACATTGTCTTGGCAACAAGGAAATGACAATGTTCCGAAGGCTTGCCAGAACGGTGTCCCCTCATTTTGCATTAG GAAGAAACAGGCAACTACAAGGCCTGGCCATGGCTATGGTGAAACTGTGGGGAAGGAGTGCTATTGCAAAAATAGCCATCAAACGTGGTGTACAGAATACCTGCAATGAGAGAATGGCAGAAGAACTCAAG AAATTAACTGGGGGAACACTTGTCTCTAGAAACAAGGAATATATTGTCTTTTACAGGGGCAATGACTTCTTGTCACTTGCTGTTACGGAGGCATTGTTAGAAAGACAGAAATTAGCAGAACTCCAGCAAGATAAGGAAGAGCAAGCACGACAGAAGGCTTGGCTTGTAATTGTTTCAAATGTCAAGGCTCCAAGAGGTCCATTGGTTGCTGGTACCCTAGCTGAGAGCATGGCAGCAGATGCTCGTTGGGCAAGTCTACCAAGCAGTGAGGAAATGGAGAAAATGAGGAAAGATGCTGCTCTGGCCAGACATGCTTCACTAGTCAGCTACCTTGAGAAGAAGCTGAAGCAT GCACAAGAGAAAGTCAGGAAGGCAGAGAAAGCTTTAGGAAAAGTGCAGGAGTTTCTGACGCCAGCAGAGCTCCCTACTGATTTAGAAACCATAACTGATGAGGAGAGATTTTTGTTTCGTAAAATTGGTCTGAGTATGAAACCCTTCTTGCTTCTAG ggagaagGGAAGTTTTTGATGGTATTGTGGAGAACATGCACTTGCACTGGAAGCATCGGGAGCTTGTGAAGATAATTGTGAAAGGAAAAAGTTTTGCACAAGTCAAGCACATTGCTATCTCTCTTGAAGCTGAGAGTGGTGGATTGTTAATTTCTTTGGATAAAACTACCAAAGGTTATGAAATTGTCATCTATCGTGGGAAGAACTATCAACGCCCAGATGCATTGAGGCCCCGGAATCTATTAAGCAAGAGGCAAGCATTAGCCCGATCCATTGAGCTTCAGAGGCGTGAG GCTCTGAATCATCATATCTCAGAACTACACCATAGAATTGAGATGCTGAAATCTGAACTG GATCAAATGGTCGCTATCAAGGATCCTGGGGATGGATCATTTTACTCTA